One Nostoc sp. UHCC 0302 DNA window includes the following coding sequences:
- a CDS encoding SDR family oxidoreductase: MSYSPYLLKGQKALVTGASSGIGEAIARYLAASGAAVAINYHSETESAQKLVDDIKAANGEAFAIQADVSKEDQVKAMFSQILKQFGTIDILVSNAGIQKDSAFIDMTLEQWNVVIGINLTGQFLCAREAAKEFLRRGVKPDISCAAGKIICMSSVHQVIPWAGHVNYATSKGGINMMMQSIAQELAPHKIRVNSIAPGAIKTPINKSAWDTPQAEANLLKLIPAKRVGDVEDIAKAAVWLASDDSDYVNGTTLFVDGGMTLYPGFTDNG; this comes from the coding sequence ATGAGTTATTCCCCTTACCTACTTAAAGGTCAAAAAGCACTTGTGACAGGTGCTAGTTCTGGAATTGGTGAAGCGATCGCTCGCTATTTGGCTGCATCAGGTGCAGCAGTAGCTATTAATTACCATTCGGAAACTGAATCAGCCCAAAAACTTGTCGATGATATCAAAGCTGCTAATGGTGAAGCATTTGCGATTCAAGCTGATGTCAGCAAAGAAGACCAAGTAAAAGCAATGTTCAGCCAGATCCTTAAACAATTTGGCACTATTGATATTTTAGTAAGTAATGCGGGCATTCAAAAAGACTCAGCATTTATAGATATGACCCTCGAGCAATGGAATGTAGTGATTGGGATAAATCTAACGGGACAATTCTTATGTGCTAGGGAAGCCGCAAAGGAATTCTTGCGTCGAGGTGTGAAGCCTGATATTTCTTGTGCGGCAGGTAAGATTATTTGTATGAGTTCCGTACATCAGGTAATTCCTTGGGCTGGTCATGTTAATTATGCTACGAGCAAGGGTGGTATAAATATGATGATGCAAAGTATTGCCCAAGAACTTGCTCCTCACAAAATTCGCGTTAATAGTATTGCTCCTGGTGCCATCAAAACTCCAATTAACAAATCAGCTTGGGATACTCCACAAGCAGAGGCAAATTTACTAAAACTAATTCCAGCGAAACGTGTGGGAGATGTAGAAGATATCGCTAAAGCAGCAGTTTGGTTGGCTTCTGATGACTCTGATTATGTCAACGGTACAACACTGTTTGTAGATGGTGGTATGACTTTGTATCCAGGTTTTACAGACAATGGTTAA
- a CDS encoding DUF2231 domain-containing protein encodes MNPQLIEQLRLRLGANGLPYEIPVHPQLVHLTLGLFIIAIIFDIAGVLFSLEKPIFKFLGLAAIRSTFFDVGWYNLIAAAAITFFTVAAGFFELLLANPPVDQKSAWGLSAGWTMLLHGLGGVLLLGIIVAMTVWRGLQRYRWRKDASRQVQWSYLLAGIAMLGILFVHGTLGAHLGEEFGIHVTAANTISKNVYNK; translated from the coding sequence ATGAACCCGCAACTGATTGAGCAGTTGAGATTGCGGCTGGGTGCTAACGGATTGCCTTACGAGATTCCTGTACATCCCCAGTTAGTGCATCTAACGCTGGGTTTGTTTATCATTGCCATCATCTTTGATATAGCAGGAGTGCTGTTTTCTTTAGAAAAACCAATTTTCAAATTTTTGGGATTGGCTGCCATCCGTTCTACCTTTTTTGATGTCGGCTGGTACAACCTCATAGCAGCAGCAGCTATTACATTTTTCACGGTTGCGGCTGGTTTTTTTGAGCTACTGTTAGCAAATCCACCAGTCGATCAAAAGAGTGCCTGGGGATTGAGTGCTGGTTGGACGATGCTTTTACATGGTTTGGGTGGCGTTTTGCTGTTGGGGATCATTGTCGCCATGACTGTATGGAGAGGTTTGCAACGCTATCGCTGGCGGAAGGATGCTTCCAGACAGGTGCAGTGGAGTTACTTGTTAGCAGGGATTGCGATGCTAGGCATATTATTCGTCCACGGAACATTGGGGGCGCATTTGGGAGAAGAATTTGGGATTCATGTTACTGCTGCTAATACCATTTCTAAAAATGTTTACAACAAATAA
- a CDS encoding VOC family protein produces the protein MSSQTDVQVHRIRAIYLTVTSCNRSLEFYTQALLFELVSDITVEGQDYSDLEGVTGAKIRIVTLRLGDELIELMEYLNIQGKPIPSDSQSNDLWFQHLAIVVSDMDRAYAHLRSFPVEPISVAPQTIPVDNEASGGVRAFKFKDPDGHDLELIWFPPDKGKKKWHQKNHRLFLGIDHSAIAISNTEQSLHFYCNLLGMQIDSRSLNWRATQSRLDNLPGAEVKITALRPIQDGVGIELLDYILPGKGRPMPSDWKSCDIAHIQIELVVNNLEQTVEILRSNGVRFVSSGIVQFTVSGSCDHKGYLVKDPDGHAILLVTDT, from the coding sequence ATGTCTAGTCAAACCGATGTACAAGTACATAGAATTAGAGCTATTTACTTAACAGTAACAAGCTGCAATCGCTCTTTGGAATTTTATACACAAGCACTCTTGTTTGAACTAGTTTCTGACATTACTGTTGAAGGACAGGATTACAGCGACTTAGAAGGTGTGACTGGGGCAAAAATTCGCATTGTAACTTTACGATTAGGTGATGAACTTATCGAGTTGATGGAGTATCTTAATATTCAGGGTAAACCCATCCCCAGCGATTCACAAAGTAATGATTTGTGGTTTCAACATCTGGCGATTGTAGTGAGTGATATGGATCGCGCTTATGCTCACTTGCGTTCATTTCCCGTTGAACCAATTTCTGTTGCACCGCAGACAATACCAGTTGATAATGAAGCATCTGGTGGTGTCCGCGCCTTCAAGTTTAAAGACCCTGATGGTCATGATTTAGAGTTAATTTGGTTTCCGCCTGATAAAGGAAAAAAGAAATGGCATCAGAAAAACCATCGCTTGTTTTTGGGAATTGACCATAGTGCGATCGCTATTTCCAATACCGAGCAGAGTCTACACTTTTACTGCAACCTCCTGGGAATGCAAATTGATAGCCGCAGTCTCAACTGGCGTGCAACCCAATCTCGCTTGGATAATTTACCAGGAGCTGAAGTCAAAATTACAGCACTGCGACCTATTCAAGATGGTGTAGGAATTGAACTATTAGACTATATTTTGCCTGGAAAAGGCCGCCCAATGCCGAGTGACTGGAAAAGTTGCGATATTGCACATATCCAAATTGAGCTAGTTGTAAATAATCTTGAGCAGACGGTAGAGATACTACGGTCAAATGGAGTTCGATTTGTATCGTCAGGGATTGTACAGTTTACGGTTAGTGGAAGTTGCGATCACAAGGGTTACTTAGTTAAAGATCCTGACGGACACGCTATATTGCTTGTTACCGACACATGA
- a CDS encoding cytochrome c oxidase subunit I: MTHDFSQEITGDRESENSQNQEGNNWQQYFTFNTDHKVIGIQYMVMTFMFFLIGGLLAMLIRAELLTPESNLVDRPLYNGLFTMHGTIMIFLWIIPFNAGLSNYLVPLMIGARDMAFPLLNAISFWILPPAGLLLLSSFFVPNGTAQSGWWSYPPISLQIPGGGLINGEFIWIVSLVLIGISSIMGAVNFMTTIFWMRAPGMTFFRMPVFVWSVLSAQLLQLINLPALTGALILLLFDLSFGTQFFKPDGNGDPIIYQHLFWFYSHPAVYIMALPAFGIFAEVLPAFSRNPLFGYRSVALATLGIAFISIFVWAHHMFTSATPGWMRMTFMATSMLVAIPTGIKAFAWTATIWRSKLHLETPMLFAMGGAAMFIFGGVTGVMLAATPFDIHVNNTYFVVGHFHYIVFNTITMAIFAAIYYWFPKITGRMYAEGWGKLHFWLTFIPANITFFSMHPLGLQGMLRRVSSYDPQYQGWNIIASLASFLLGASTLPFIANIVGSWLYGPRAVDNPWHATGLEWTTSSPPPRDNFEEIPIVKRPPYDYGNPKYSIIENSNNNE; encoded by the coding sequence ATGACACATGATTTTAGTCAAGAAATTACCGGGGATCGAGAATCGGAAAATTCCCAGAATCAAGAGGGTAATAATTGGCAACAATATTTCACCTTCAACACCGATCATAAGGTGATTGGAATTCAGTATATGGTGATGACCTTCATGTTCTTCCTGATTGGCGGACTGTTGGCGATGCTGATTCGGGCTGAGTTACTCACCCCAGAATCAAATCTGGTCGATCGCCCGCTTTATAATGGTTTGTTCACCATGCACGGGACAATCATGATTTTCCTGTGGATTATTCCCTTCAATGCAGGTCTTTCTAACTACTTAGTACCACTAATGATTGGAGCGCGGGACATGGCTTTTCCCTTGCTCAACGCCATCTCTTTTTGGATTTTGCCACCCGCAGGTCTTTTACTACTATCTAGCTTCTTCGTCCCAAACGGCACTGCACAATCTGGCTGGTGGTCTTATCCGCCAATTAGTCTGCAAATTCCAGGCGGTGGACTGATTAACGGTGAATTTATTTGGATAGTCAGCCTAGTTTTAATAGGTATCTCTTCAATCATGGGGGCTGTTAACTTTATGACAACCATCTTTTGGATGCGCGCCCCAGGGATGACATTTTTTCGGATGCCTGTGTTTGTTTGGTCGGTTCTCAGCGCCCAGTTATTGCAACTAATTAATTTACCTGCTTTGACGGGTGCATTGATCCTGCTGTTGTTTGACCTCTCCTTCGGTACACAATTCTTTAAACCAGACGGGAATGGCGATCCGATCATTTATCAACACCTATTTTGGTTCTACTCTCACCCAGCAGTTTATATCATGGCACTACCAGCCTTCGGTATTTTTGCGGAGGTTCTGCCTGCATTTTCTCGCAATCCCCTATTTGGCTATCGGTCAGTTGCGCTCGCAACCTTGGGTATTGCTTTTATCAGCATCTTCGTTTGGGCACATCACATGTTCACCAGTGCAACCCCTGGTTGGATGCGGATGACCTTCATGGCTACTTCAATGTTAGTTGCCATACCTACCGGTATTAAAGCCTTCGCTTGGACTGCCACTATCTGGCGGAGCAAACTACATCTAGAGACACCAATGCTGTTTGCCATGGGAGGTGCAGCCATGTTTATTTTTGGCGGTGTTACTGGTGTAATGCTTGCTGCCACGCCCTTTGATATCCACGTTAATAATACTTACTTTGTTGTGGGACACTTCCACTACATCGTTTTTAACACGATTACAATGGCAATCTTCGCGGCAATTTACTACTGGTTTCCCAAAATAACTGGAAGAATGTATGCTGAGGGTTGGGGCAAGTTACATTTTTGGCTGACCTTTATTCCTGCCAATATTACCTTTTTCTCCATGCACCCATTAGGTTTACAAGGAATGCTACGCCGAGTTTCTTCCTACGATCCACAATATCAAGGATGGAACATTATCGCTAGCTTGGCATCATTCTTACTAGGAGCATCCACACTACCTTTTATTGCTAACATAGTAGGCTCTTGGCTTTACGGCCCGCGGGCAGTTGATAATCCTTGGCACGCTACTGGATTGGAATGGACAACCTCTTCACCACCTCCGCGAGATAACTTTGAAGAGATTCCAATTGTCAAAAGACCTCCTTATGACTACGGCAATCCAAAGTACTCAATAATCGAAAATTCTAATAACAATGAGTAA
- a CDS encoding NAD(P)/FAD-dependent oxidoreductase, with product MNSPVYQTVIIGGGFTGLFTALHLAHEHYPRSVILIDKDERFCFKPLLYEYFDGEMDSFQVVPRFSELLKGSGVIFVQDTVQSIDLHQREVKLASGNSYNYSNLVLALGSVTGYHQVEGARENAFPFWTQADAIALDRHLRDCLQKAIQTEDVEQRRKLLTVVIVGGGASGVEMATTLADFLPHWYSALGGNSSEIRVVLLNHGQKILDGDINDPLRPIAEKELQKRTIPIEILTGAEATAVHPNTIEYKSNNQVNILPTYTTIWTAGTSTHPLIQDLPIPKEHRDHHNRPLVTPTMQLLDFPEVFAGGDCAAVQENSLPPTAQVAYQQGANIAQNLKAIALGEDLKPAKVNIRGTLLKLGLNDAAANLFNVFEVAGESGHLIRQGTYLTLLPTPIHDFQATTEWVDEEIFHHHLDPHDVGKKVVQAVEVVGAGVVGALVARKLLKMLGDEEKSK from the coding sequence ATGAACAGTCCAGTTTATCAAACTGTGATTATCGGTGGTGGTTTTACCGGGTTATTTACAGCCTTACATTTAGCTCACGAACACTATCCTCGTTCTGTGATCTTGATTGATAAAGATGAGCGATTTTGCTTTAAGCCATTACTATATGAATATTTCGATGGCGAGATGGATAGCTTTCAGGTAGTTCCTCGCTTTTCGGAACTACTTAAAGGCAGTGGTGTCATCTTTGTGCAAGATACAGTGCAATCAATAGACTTGCACCAACGGGAAGTTAAATTAGCTTCGGGAAACTCTTACAACTACAGCAACTTAGTATTAGCTTTGGGCAGTGTTACTGGCTATCATCAAGTTGAAGGTGCTAGAGAAAATGCCTTTCCTTTCTGGACGCAAGCAGATGCGATCGCTCTTGACCGTCATTTACGTGACTGTTTGCAAAAAGCCATCCAAACGGAAGATGTAGAACAACGCCGAAAACTATTAACAGTAGTCATAGTTGGTGGTGGTGCAAGTGGTGTAGAAATGGCGACAACCTTAGCTGATTTCCTCCCACATTGGTATAGCGCTTTAGGAGGCAATTCGAGTGAAATTCGCGTGGTATTGCTCAATCATGGTCAAAAAATCCTTGATGGCGATATTAACGATCCACTACGTCCAATTGCTGAGAAAGAATTACAAAAACGTACTATACCAATTGAAATCCTTACGGGAGCAGAAGCCACTGCTGTTCACCCTAACACAATTGAATATAAGAGCAATAATCAAGTTAACATACTGCCAACATACACCACAATTTGGACAGCTGGTACTTCCACTCATCCACTAATTCAAGACTTACCAATTCCCAAAGAACATCGAGATCATCATAACCGTCCCCTAGTCACTCCCACCATGCAATTGCTCGACTTTCCAGAAGTTTTTGCGGGCGGTGATTGTGCAGCAGTTCAGGAGAATTCGCTACCACCTACAGCCCAAGTTGCTTATCAACAAGGAGCTAATATTGCCCAGAATTTGAAAGCGATCGCTCTCGGAGAAGACCTTAAGCCAGCAAAGGTAAATATACGCGGAACTCTCTTAAAATTGGGGTTAAATGATGCTGCTGCTAACCTTTTCAATGTTTTTGAAGTTGCAGGCGAATCTGGGCATTTAATCCGTCAAGGCACTTATTTAACGCTATTGCCAACACCAATTCATGACTTTCAAGCAACAACAGAATGGGTGGATGAAGAGATTTTCCATCACCACCTTGACCCTCACGATGTAGGGAAAAAAGTCGTGCAAGCAGTGGAAGTAGTTGGTGCAGGAGTTGTAGGCGCTTTAGTTGCCAGAAAATTATTAAAAATGTTGGGAGATGAGGAGAAAAGTAAATAA
- a CDS encoding peptidoglycan-binding domain-containing protein, with amino-acid sequence MNWKVFALIPALTLTTALPSYSLTNNKSHNLAAATQVAQNPQQGNTMKKPNAIPKVNAKRKSNSTAVKRSNVLTVGSRGEAVKTAQNALKQQGFYTGNVNGVFDNKTRSAVIKFQRSKGLKADGIIGQRTLASLR; translated from the coding sequence ATGAATTGGAAAGTATTTGCTTTAATCCCTGCTCTGACTCTAACTACTGCTTTGCCTAGTTACTCTTTAACCAATAATAAAAGCCACAATTTGGCTGCCGCTACTCAGGTTGCACAAAATCCTCAGCAAGGCAACACCATGAAAAAGCCTAATGCTATTCCCAAGGTTAATGCCAAACGCAAGTCTAATAGTACAGCAGTTAAGCGTAGTAATGTACTCACAGTAGGTAGCAGGGGAGAAGCAGTCAAAACTGCTCAGAATGCTTTAAAGCAACAAGGATTCTATACCGGAAATGTGAATGGTGTCTTTGATAACAAGACACGTTCAGCAGTGATCAAATTTCAAAGGTCTAAAGGATTAAAAGCAGACGGAATAATTGGACAGCGGACTTTAGCATCTTTAAGATAA
- a CDS encoding cytochrome c oxidase subunit II: protein MFSVFEYVLIAVYVAVLLVVSRWIGQQAFSWMPPQATAEAQRVDDLFSFLVSIGAFILLGLIGIMIYAIAFHRAPPEDYTEGHPSRGDARLEILWTATPTLLVVWIAFQSFNIYQQLNILGLKQIVHLHTPLESAPAYAATVSDVPKPASETIDVFVKQWDWSFRYPNNVTSNQLHLPINRSTRLNLQAQDVIHGFYVPEFRLKQDIIPGRDIDIVLTPIRSGKYRLKDSQFSGTYFALMETDVYVESLDQYNQWLTQTANSEQTPANQAVAENIQPPKTLFNSGWNTVTPAQPGIANKRKQNNDT from the coding sequence ATGTTTAGTGTTTTTGAATATGTATTAATAGCGGTTTATGTAGCAGTGCTGCTCGTCGTCAGTCGGTGGATTGGGCAGCAGGCATTTTCTTGGATGCCTCCGCAAGCTACAGCAGAAGCACAACGGGTAGATGATTTATTTAGCTTCTTAGTCTCAATTGGAGCATTTATCTTACTTGGGCTAATTGGCATCATGATTTATGCGATCGCTTTCCATCGCGCCCCACCAGAAGACTACACCGAGGGACACCCCTCTAGAGGTGATGCGAGGCTAGAAATATTGTGGACAGCAACCCCAACTTTGTTAGTAGTGTGGATTGCCTTTCAAAGCTTTAATATTTATCAGCAGTTAAATATTTTAGGTCTAAAGCAAATCGTGCATTTGCATACACCCCTTGAATCTGCACCTGCTTATGCTGCAACCGTCAGCGATGTCCCTAAACCTGCATCTGAGACTATTGATGTTTTCGTTAAGCAGTGGGATTGGTCTTTTCGTTATCCAAATAATGTTACTAGTAATCAACTGCATCTGCCGATCAATCGTAGCACTCGCTTAAATCTGCAAGCGCAGGATGTAATCCACGGTTTCTACGTCCCTGAGTTTCGCTTAAAGCAGGATATTATTCCAGGGCGCGACATTGATATTGTGCTAACACCGATTCGCTCAGGCAAATATCGGCTGAAAGATTCTCAATTTAGCGGTACTTACTTTGCCTTAATGGAAACGGATGTATACGTTGAATCCCTAGATCAATATAACCAATGGCTCACGCAAACTGCTAATAGCGAACAAACTCCAGCAAATCAGGCAGTTGCCGAAAATATCCAACCACCAAAAACATTGTTTAATAGCGGCTGGAACACCGTCACACCTGCTCAACCTGGCATTGCCAATAAAAGGAAGCAAAATAATGACACATGA
- a CDS encoding SMP-30/gluconolactonase/LRE family protein, with protein sequence MPEAIEIYDDRLRAIVRPGASVQKLATGAVHSEGPVYFHEDDSVVWSDAHGNRLLRWSPTDNVTVLRDPSDYQSGNYRDLEGRLVACSSGLRAIIRREHDSEWKVLVDRYQGKRLNSPNDLVVKSDGTIWFTDPPYGITEPNQGYGGEQEQPGSYVYRFDPATGEIYPVVTDMVRPNGLAFSPDESLLYVSDTAAFNIPGGPHHIRVYEVVGNRYVKNGRVFAVIEPGQPDGLRVDEHGNVFTSSQDSVQIYAPDGTRLGKIFVPETSANLTFGGKESDSLSGTLRERLFITAGHSLYAIDLNTRGVQQ encoded by the coding sequence ATGCCTGAAGCTATTGAAATTTATGACGATCGCCTGCGTGCTATTGTACGCCCAGGAGCCTCAGTTCAAAAGCTTGCCACAGGTGCAGTCCATAGCGAGGGGCCTGTTTACTTTCATGAAGATGACAGTGTTGTGTGGAGCGATGCTCACGGCAACCGCCTGTTGCGGTGGAGTCCCACTGACAATGTGACTGTCTTACGAGATCCATCTGATTACCAAAGTGGTAATTACCGCGACTTGGAAGGTCGTCTAGTTGCGTGTTCCTCTGGTTTGCGTGCTATTATCCGACGCGAACATGATAGTGAATGGAAGGTTTTAGTCGATCGCTACCAAGGCAAACGCCTGAATAGTCCAAATGATTTAGTAGTCAAAAGTGACGGCACAATTTGGTTCACCGATCCGCCTTATGGGATTACCGAGCCAAACCAAGGTTACGGCGGCGAACAGGAACAACCCGGAAGTTATGTGTATCGCTTTGACCCGGCAACAGGTGAGATTTATCCTGTAGTAACAGACATGGTGCGCCCGAATGGGTTGGCTTTCAGTCCAGACGAAAGCCTTTTGTATGTTTCAGATACAGCTGCCTTTAATATTCCTGGGGGGCCTCATCATATTCGTGTCTATGAGGTTGTGGGCAATCGCTATGTAAAGAATGGGCGTGTATTTGCAGTCATTGAGCCTGGACAACCGGATGGACTGCGGGTTGACGAACATGGCAATGTTTTTACTAGTTCTCAAGACAGTGTGCAGATATACGCCCCCGACGGAACTCGCTTAGGAAAAATTTTTGTACCGGAGACATCAGCTAACCTGACTTTCGGTGGTAAAGAAAGCGATTCCCTTTCAGGGACACTTCGTGAACGCTTATTTATCACAGCCGGTCATTCCTTATATGCTATCGACCTTAATACCCGTGGTGTACAACAATGA
- a CDS encoding DUF2231 domain-containing protein has translation MSALPLNSQNLPYPDPLHPIIVHFVIAMVFFSFFCDVLGYFTRNVRLFEVSFWNMFVAAIAIFIAIIFGQFEAGLAQAQKAAQSTLNYHTVLGWSLGAMVAAIAAWRFVIRNRSPRKVPPVYLGAATFLVCLVFLQVYLGSKLFWVYGLHVEPVVQAMKQGVSP, from the coding sequence ATGTCTGCCTTACCTCTCAATAGCCAAAATTTACCATACCCCGATCCTTTGCACCCAATTATCGTTCACTTTGTGATTGCGATGGTGTTTTTTTCTTTCTTCTGTGATGTTCTAGGCTATTTCACCCGCAACGTGCGTTTATTTGAGGTGAGTTTCTGGAATATGTTTGTTGCTGCGATCGCAATTTTCATCGCGATTATCTTTGGTCAATTTGAAGCAGGACTAGCCCAAGCCCAGAAAGCAGCCCAGTCAACACTGAATTATCATACCGTCTTGGGTTGGTCACTGGGGGCGATGGTTGCGGCGATCGCTGCTTGGCGTTTTGTGATTCGCAACCGCAGCCCCCGAAAAGTACCACCTGTTTACTTGGGGGCTGCAACATTTTTAGTCTGCCTAGTGTTTTTGCAAGTGTATTTAGGGAGTAAACTGTTTTGGGTGTATGGGTTGCACGTAGAACCTGTAGTTCAAGCCATGAAACAGGGAGTTTCACCATGA
- a CDS encoding heme-copper oxidase subunit III produces the protein MQRRTIHIDESPIRFDLWRRRLPNWLQRFLPSGGGSHEDHHGKGMFGFTVFLLSESIIFLSFIFTYVALRLTTKNWLPPGISGPELSTIVVINTVVLLSSSFVIQPAENALKRNQLKKFRWLWLITIAMGSYFLVGLLIEWKSLDFKITTGLVGSTFYLLTGFHGLHVLAGVVLQIIMLIRSFIPGNYNKTHFGTSATTLFWHFVDVVWVFLFSLLYLWRA, from the coding sequence ATGCAACGTCGCACTATTCATATAGATGAAAGTCCTATCCGTTTTGATCTGTGGCGGCGACGCTTGCCAAATTGGTTACAGCGCTTCCTACCAAGTGGTGGCGGTAGTCATGAAGATCATCATGGTAAAGGAATGTTCGGATTTACCGTGTTCCTGCTGTCAGAAAGCATCATATTTTTGAGTTTTATCTTTACTTATGTTGCTCTACGACTGACTACTAAAAACTGGCTACCACCCGGTATTTCTGGGCCAGAATTGTCTACAATTGTGGTTATTAATACGGTAGTATTACTTTCTAGCAGCTTTGTCATTCAACCAGCAGAAAATGCCCTCAAGCGTAATCAACTCAAGAAATTTCGTTGGCTATGGTTAATAACGATCGCAATGGGGAGCTACTTCTTAGTTGGTCTGCTAATTGAGTGGAAAAGTCTCGACTTCAAGATTACTACAGGATTAGTTGGTTCGACATTTTACTTACTAACAGGTTTCCACGGTCTACACGTACTGGCTGGTGTTGTGCTTCAGATAATTATGCTGATTCGCTCATTTATTCCAGGCAACTATAATAAAACTCACTTCGGAACAAGTGCGACTACTCTGTTTTGGCACTTTGTTGATGTAGTTTGGGTCTTTCTTTTCTCACTTCTCTACCTTTGGCGAGCGTAA
- a CDS encoding DoxX family protein: protein MIYKFAIGVVIAFFLAAFNFSQLSPHLFSSLSPVYPDGFPGLAFLLLRVSVGWLFILHGYPKITHLRRWAESLKMPVFLCFLSAASMLGGGIFLIIGFLTLLATLPILCSMIFAIYLHISGSKPFVAQDPYLIPQEQYQGALGQGEPPSWEKAFMYCVMLIAIAVLGPGAYSLDALIFGR from the coding sequence ATGATTTATAAATTTGCGATTGGTGTAGTAATCGCTTTTTTCCTAGCTGCATTTAATTTCTCACAGCTAAGTCCACACTTGTTCAGTTCACTTTCTCCTGTGTATCCTGACGGATTTCCAGGATTGGCATTTTTACTTCTCAGAGTTAGCGTTGGCTGGTTGTTTATACTACACGGCTATCCCAAGATAACGCATCTTCGACGGTGGGCTGAGTCTCTAAAAATGCCTGTCTTTCTTTGCTTTTTATCAGCTGCATCGATGTTAGGTGGCGGAATTTTTCTGATTATTGGATTCCTCACACTCTTAGCAACTTTGCCCATTCTCTGCTCAATGATTTTTGCAATATATTTGCATATATCTGGAAGTAAGCCTTTTGTAGCTCAAGATCCATACTTAATTCCTCAAGAACAGTATCAGGGTGCTTTAGGACAAGGTGAACCCCCAAGTTGGGAAAAGGCTTTTATGTATTGCGTTATGCTGATTGCGATCGCGGTTTTAGGCCCTGGTGCTTATTCGCTGGATGCTTTGATTTTTGGACGGTGA